AAGTTTATTCAAGCTTTAGAAAAATTCATTCTCCTGAATGGGACACACATTTTTCCCAGTGGATAAGCAGTTTCTTGATCCTATTCTCATAAAATGATTGGTCCATGAGAGCAGCCAGTTGTGCACGAACACTTCACAGCACCATCTTTATCAGATCTGTGTCCTCCGACTGTTTCCTTTAGTGGTCCAAACAAAGGAAAATCACAGGACGGTAAGTCTGAACTATGGGGTTGATGTTCTAGTGCGTCCAGGACAACTCCTTAATTTTTTGTTGAGGGATCACATCCTGGATTGTAAACATGCGAATTCCTGAAGATATGTGCATTTGGTTTGGTTCAAATGTTGGCAGAAATATGCAGTATTCATGGTATGACATTTGTGGAGAAAATTGATGAGAAAAACTCCTTTAAAAATCAAAAAAGACTGTTGCAACCTTCCTTGCAAAGAGACTTTTTGGCTTTGATGAGTGCACATTCATCCTTCTTGCTTAGTCCATGCAGCTTTCTTTTTCGATTCTCGAGTGTGATGGTGCTCCCGTGATTAATCTAAAGTCACAGTCCAGAGCAAAAAATGTTCCACTTCAGTTTGGTAGCACATCAACAGCTCTTTGCACATCTTGAGATGCTTCCACTTGTGCTCCATGGTGAGAATACAAGACGCCCATCTTGTGGACACTTTCTGAAATCCGAGGTTGTCAATCATCTTCACTAGGCTGGTTAACATTGCGAATATTCTCTTCAGTCATGCTGATATTTCTCAACTGTTTCTGTCCTCGTAAATTCTGTTTTCACCATATGTATACTTTAGTCTTCCTCAGAGTGCTGTTTCTGAACTGTGGTgcaaaactcttcaaaattttggatGATTTTAGGCACCCTGTTGTACGAAACATAGTCCACTGGAGAGCAGATGATAGTACCTCTTGCTCTGACAAAGCAATTCTCACCAAAGAAAAGGTACGACAACATCAGAAATGAAAGCAAACATGAGCAGAGATTGCACCATTCTCCATTTACAAAAAAGcgcataaaatgataattatggTTTATATTTGATTTGCCCTCATAATCACAATGTTAGTGTAATAAAACAAGGTGGTATTTTCCACTTTTGCTGTGTTAATTTTATTGCTTCCTAATTACTTTCAGCCTTCTATACCATTCTCTAGTAATTTTGTGGAACTACAATAAAAAACTATGCCTTACATCTTGAAATTCAGCTGATATTTCAATATgtagaatgtaatttttttattgcagaaccaCAAAATCAGTTGCCAATGGCCCACAGGTTGAAATTAAttgtgcaaaaataaaattaatacagcaaatgcagAAAATGCCCAAATTCTTTTAATATATTCATTGCTGTTATACCTGCTACGaagaaaatttaaatataataGATATACCATATTTCCATATATTCTTTACATGCTTAATTACACATAGCTATTGAGATAATaaagagaaatatatatatatatatataatttttactaACTATTAATTTTATGATGCAAATATTGTTATTACATTTCAATTATCTTCAACATACTAAATGAACAATAGTTGAAAAGTTCTATCATTGATCTGTCACTTTAATTGTGTATGAAGCAATCTTGAACATCTGTGTACGCATATGTATTCTGCAAGCTACAATACGGTTTGTGGCACCACCTCGATTCACTTTCTTACAGCCTATACCAACTTGTTTCAATCTTGACAACATATCTCTGAATATGTCTGATGTCAGCTGTCATGCCTTTATGATAAGGATTCCAAATAGTTCTAGAATTGGTTGCACAAGCACCTTGTATGTTATTTCCTTTAAAGGTACACTGCACTTATCCCAGAATCATTCCAACAAATTTAAGTATCAAAGAAGTTTGACACTGAAATTAAAGCACCAAGTCTATTTTGAGAAATAGAATTCATTTTTCATTCAAACTGTGAGTAAGAAGCGTTATCTAAAACCAATTTTCTGTGTTCGCTTGTGTTGTTATGCCTCTTAGTGTTACACTTAAATATTATTTAACTAATGTGAAGTGCTCCAgttgttcaccactaatcttgtaatccaATACTATTGTGTTCTTTCTCCATGTTTAATAGAAATGCCACTCATTACACTAGGCAGCTTTGAGCTATATTGAGGTTaatttgaaacattgttttatttttgcaaataaatgtttttatcAAATTTGTCACTCTATTTCTGTAAGTAAGTAATCAGAATACTGTGTCCAGGAACTGCGTTGTTGCAGAACAGCTAGAAATGTCTCCTCCAGTCTAAAGCAGTCCACTGGTATTGTTGGCTGTGAGATCCTGTATAATAGTTTATTTATCAAATCTGAAAGGGTGTCTTTATTCAAATTGTTACCTAGACTTTAAAAAGCATGGATACTGTATCTTGAGTTCAGCTCTTCAGTGCACACAAGTTAGGTGACTATATCCATGATTTGAATCTGGATAGATTGTGTGTTGATGATAGTAAGAAAATGGTGGAGAAGATGATGAAAACCACTCCTGGCACTGGAGCAAGTTGATTCTAATATCGACAAGAGGACTACTGAGATTAACACCCTGTCTGGATGGATGGACTGTCGTGAAATTCACATCACTAAGTAAAACAATTCATTGGCGATCATAAGCTGTATGTTGTAACATCCCTTCTCATTTCTAGCAGAATTATGTCAATAAAAATTTCTTTGATCACCAGGAATTTGAAATAGCAACTACAAAGTTGTACGGACCACTCTACGAGACTGATTATACTCACTGGTGTTAGGCTCCGGGGTGTCCGAAGGGAAGAATTCGCGGGGTGCGAAAGCATTcctgaaaacagtgttagaagcaggCGACGGAGGCGGCTCGCGCGCCGTGGGGGACGGGGGTGGCAGGCTCGGTGGTGGGGGCTGCGTGTGCTGGAGCTGTTGGTGCGCAGGCGCTGGTGCAGGGGCGGCAGTTGCGGTAGGGGGTGGCGAGCTGCCCGCGTGGCCCGGACCTGCTGCCTCCTGGCAGCTGTCATCGTCCGAGTCAGAACCGTTGCTGTTGCTACCCGCACTGCCACTGTGGTACGACGATGCCGCCATGTGGTCTGCGTGCTGTGGGCTCCCTGTACGGAAGAAACACACACCACATACATGTTAGTGAACAGCTTCATGAAAAGGCCATAATGTAACACAAACTGAGCCCACATTAGAGACAAATAGACTATCTGAATAGAACAAATACTGAAGCTTTGTTTTCTCCCTGATGAAAGGGAGACATGTTAAtcagaaatttcaaaaataaattgagaaATTACATGATGGTGAAATTTCTATGACACTATGGACAATATTACCTTGCTGTGTAAGAGTGAAGTACGGATCTAAAAAAAAGGGTTGCACACAGcagaaatgcaatttttaaaagGAATGGAAGGTTACAAAAGGACAGAcaggaggagaaagagatgggggcaGAGTTTCAAATACTAAGTATAAATGAATGCATCCAGCACTACAAAAAGGATAAGTCACCTAGATAGGATAAACCAGATCAACCACATTAATATTCCAAAATGATAGCTCAGTACCAGCCAAGAGGTGTACAAGAGTGATATTTATCAGGATTTACTCACCCGACTGGCTATCGACGGAGGGTGCAGGACTGAGTGTGACAGAGTTGCCGTGTTGCACGAGGTGCACGAACCCAGAGGGGGGTGGAAAATCGACGAATCCCCAGGCGGCGGGTGagggcggcgggggtggcgggTAGCAGCGCGACGTGGGCGTTACGGGGCTGGAGGGCAGGCAGCGTGCCAGTGCCGCCGCGTCGCGAACCAGCAGCTGCAGAACGTTGTGCAGCACGTCGCCCGCCGCAGACGACCGCTCGCCCAGGTCTGCTTTCGTCAGCAGGCACAGGGCCTTGCCTACGGGTATGAGGTCAATTCAAAAGACTGCACGACTGGGAAGTTATAGAACAGAAGTTACGTAGAACTTCGTTACGAACAGGTGGCTGGGTAACACTACAGACAGAATGAAACACAGCCACAACACAACAAATAATGTACGAGTAGCTGGATGGCAAGATATTTTGTTTGCATGTTCTGGTTCTACTATAAAGAAAAAAAGATTTCATACAATAAAAACCCAAGAAATTCATTTTTAATCTtacttgaataaaaatgtgaagtttGGCAATTTATTTCCTGTACTGTGCACATTATGTAACTTGTTATCTGATTACTCACCGTTCATCTGGAACATGTCCATGTTGAATTCGGGCAAGTCAAATTCCCTCTCACACCACTTCAAGAAAGCTGCCACATCCTCTCGTGACCATATTCTCGGGTCTGAGGCTGGAACAAAGGAAAATGGACTTGCTGAAAAGTCCACAAGGGAGAGAGGTGTGTGAGATGATTACCAGTGGCAAGTGTAAGAATTATGTATGGTCTAGATGAAATTCTTTtatgttagtgttagtgttagtgacaGTTGTTTGAAGGGTTAGGTTTGGCAGTTTGTAACATACGATTATTAGTTCCTACAAATGAGGAATTTCCACAACTAGGGGTTTCAATGAGGCTAGGTTTATGAAGAAAGtatcacaatgttttctctttctcATTTATTTTCCACTTGCTTCTACATTACTTTGACAAAGAAACTTTACTTAACACTAGTAAAAAATACAggttttgtgtatgtgtatgtgggtGCACTAGTGCACACATATAACTGGCCTTTTTCATACAATTAAGAGcgaaaaatttattactttttatcttacactttcttcctttcatcttcTTAACTCTTGTAGCATTGGCatccagagactgtgtgtgtgtgtgtgtgtgtgtgtgtgtgtgtgtgtgtgtgtgtgtgtgtgtgtgtgtgtctctgcatACACGTttattgtctaattctgatgaagtcctctgtgactcagcatctccactatgtggtgagaagcaatctatccttttcataatattgtcataattCCATCCTGATTT
The genomic region above belongs to Schistocerca americana isolate TAMUIC-IGC-003095 chromosome 7, iqSchAmer2.1, whole genome shotgun sequence and contains:
- the LOC124621920 gene encoding ets DNA-binding protein pokkuri, whose protein sequence is MDMFQMNGKALCLLTKADLGERSSAAGDVLHNVLQLLVRDAAALARCLPSSPVTPTSRCYPPPPPPSPAAWGFVDFPPPSGFVHLVQHGNSVTLSPAPSVDSQSGSPQHADHMAASSYHSGSAGSNSNGSDSDDDSCQEAAGPGHAGSSPPPTATAAPAPAPAHQQLQHTQPPPPSLPPPSPTAREPPPSPASNTVFRNAFAPREFFPSDTPEPNTNGRLLWDFLQQLLNDPTQRYTNYIAWKNRDTGVFKIVDPAGLAKLWGIQKNHLSMNYDKMSRALRYYYRVNILRKVQGERHCYQFLRNPSELKSIKNMSLLRQQMSPPRATGPAASHSASSLTIPIRVKLEPKSEPDGENRNDSDTPDESEEPTDLSMEHPTDLSPTRTHAHPNDIN